The following are from one region of the Streptomyces fradiae genome:
- a CDS encoding aldo/keto reductase produces the protein MSLTEILPGRLGFGTAPLGNMFRAIPDAEALATVEAAWDQGIRFYDTAPFYGAGLAEERLGQVLSGKPRDSYVLSTKVGRVILDEHETAARELGEKGGLFEHGNPNKIVHEWTAEATERSIEDSLKRLGTDRLDIVWVHDIAQDFHGDLWLSKFEEARTGAFRVLSRLRDEGVIKAWGLGVNKTEPIELTLALDEPQPDGFLLAGRYTLLDHEHALERLLPMAQEQGVDMVVGGPYSSGILAGGTHFEYQQAPAEIVERVGKLKALTERHGVSIKAAALQFSLAHPVAAAVIPGATRPSRIAEDTAALNETVPAAFWTDLRAAGLVSPAAPLPHGA, from the coding sequence ATGTCGCTCACCGAAATCCTCCCCGGCCGACTCGGCTTCGGCACCGCCCCGCTCGGCAACATGTTCCGCGCCATCCCCGACGCCGAGGCCCTCGCCACCGTCGAGGCGGCCTGGGACCAGGGAATCCGCTTCTACGACACCGCCCCGTTCTACGGCGCGGGCCTGGCCGAGGAGCGGCTCGGCCAGGTGCTCTCCGGCAAGCCGCGCGACTCCTACGTCCTGTCCACCAAGGTCGGCCGGGTCATCCTCGACGAGCACGAGACCGCCGCCCGCGAGCTCGGCGAGAAGGGCGGCCTGTTCGAGCACGGCAACCCGAACAAGATCGTCCACGAGTGGACCGCCGAGGCCACCGAGCGCTCCATCGAGGACAGCCTCAAGCGCCTCGGCACCGACCGCCTGGACATCGTCTGGGTCCACGACATCGCCCAGGACTTCCACGGCGATCTGTGGCTGAGCAAGTTCGAGGAGGCCCGCACCGGTGCCTTCCGCGTGCTGTCCCGGCTGCGCGACGAGGGCGTCATCAAGGCCTGGGGCCTCGGCGTCAACAAGACCGAGCCCATCGAGCTGACCCTCGCCCTCGACGAGCCGCAGCCCGACGGCTTCCTGCTCGCCGGCCGCTACACCCTCCTCGACCACGAGCACGCCCTGGAGCGCCTGCTGCCCATGGCCCAGGAGCAGGGCGTCGACATGGTCGTCGGCGGCCCCTACAGCTCCGGCATCCTCGCCGGCGGCACCCACTTCGAGTACCAGCAGGCCCCGGCGGAGATCGTCGAGCGGGTCGGGAAGCTGAAGGCGCTCACCGAGCGCCACGGCGTCTCCATCAAGGCCGCCGCCCTGCAGTTCTCCCTCGCCCACCCGGTCGCGGCCGCCGTCATCCCCGGCGCCACCCGCCCCAGCCGGATCGCCGAGGACACCGCCGCCCTGAACGAGACCGTCCCGGCCGCGTTCTGGACCGACCTCCGCGCCGCCGGCCTGGTCAGCCCCGCCGCGCCGCTCCCCCACGGCGCCTGA